One genomic segment of Rivularia sp. PCC 7116 includes these proteins:
- a CDS encoding O-linked N-acetylglucosamine transferase, translated as MVVESSITRCQKSQEQAFDYLEKGDYEQAIKIYHELIEIEPDIKSYYWYLGLTLLLQGEEADAQATWMLAMMEGEPEQVELWNDELIEILEHEAQRQIKLENYSTAYLLRQYIQEFAPIDIDNLLWLIQLAIKLELFSGEYLSELEIIHILQNYNCENVDVNLFIQTIQFILDADALHPYCLEFVAACIPYLGNYYKFFAIILVAAVKLAYSLGLPSEAIKLAKICLQINDKDTELLRHLAAFYQKTGNYDDAIATAKYCLTLLQDETLLDKVYGNHLVLKTLINAGGYWEEVQEVFNRHQKLLADLIEEQPEINDKTDISRLLLSGFFFPYLKDNPKIYRQIQSQLATLCQKNFRNYANTKISWYQNRQTTQSSLKSNQRLKIGYISSCFRQHSVGWLARWLFEYHNRKDFELYGYFVNYQLNNDSLQEWYIEQFDQYYQMGISSPEIAKQIDRDEIDILIDLDSLSVDITCEVMALKPAKIQATWLGWDASGLPAIDYFIADSYVLPDNAQDYYSEKIWRLPQSYIAVDGFEVGVPTLKRENLNIPEDAIVYFSGQGGCKRHPDTVRLQMRILKAVPNSYLLIKGLADEKAIQNFFNEIAIAEGVEPKYLRFLPMVSSEATHRANLGIADVVLDTYPYNGATTTLETLWMGIPLVTKVGEQFVARNSYTMMMNVGIKEGISWSDEEYLEWGIRLGKDAKLRQDIAWKLHQSRQTAPLWNAKQFTCEMEKAYQQMWVNYINAE; from the coding sequence ATGGTTGTAGAATCATCTATCACTCGTTGCCAAAAGAGCCAAGAACAAGCATTTGATTACTTGGAAAAAGGTGATTACGAGCAAGCTATAAAAATTTATCACGAATTGATTGAAATAGAACCGGACATCAAATCTTATTATTGGTATCTGGGGTTAACATTATTATTGCAAGGTGAAGAAGCGGATGCTCAAGCAACTTGGATGCTGGCAATGATGGAAGGAGAGCCAGAACAAGTTGAGTTGTGGAATGATGAATTAATTGAAATTTTAGAACATGAAGCCCAAAGACAAATAAAGTTAGAAAATTACTCTACAGCTTATTTATTGCGCCAATATATACAAGAATTTGCGCCGATTGATATTGATAATTTATTGTGGCTAATTCAGCTTGCTATAAAATTAGAATTATTTTCTGGAGAGTATTTATCTGAGTTAGAAATTATTCATATACTGCAAAACTATAATTGCGAAAATGTTGATGTCAATTTATTTATTCAAACTATACAATTTATTTTAGATGCCGATGCATTACATCCATATTGCTTAGAATTTGTTGCAGCCTGCATTCCTTATTTAGGTAATTATTATAAATTTTTCGCCATTATACTAGTAGCAGCAGTCAAGCTTGCTTATTCTTTAGGTTTACCCAGTGAAGCGATAAAATTAGCCAAGATATGTTTACAAATAAATGACAAAGATACAGAATTATTACGTCATTTAGCGGCTTTTTATCAAAAAACTGGTAATTACGATGACGCAATAGCCACAGCCAAGTATTGTTTAACTCTTTTACAAGATGAAACACTTTTAGATAAAGTTTATGGTAATCATCTGGTTTTAAAGACTTTAATTAATGCAGGTGGCTACTGGGAAGAAGTACAAGAAGTTTTTAACCGTCACCAAAAGTTACTTGCTGATTTAATTGAAGAGCAACCCGAAATTAATGATAAAACTGATATTTCTCGATTATTACTATCCGGATTTTTCTTTCCTTATTTAAAAGATAACCCCAAAATATATCGGCAGATTCAAAGTCAGTTAGCGACTTTATGCCAAAAGAACTTCCGAAATTACGCTAATACAAAAATTAGCTGGTACCAAAATCGGCAAACGACACAATCATCTTTAAAATCCAATCAACGTTTAAAAATCGGCTATATATCAAGCTGTTTCCGACAACATTCAGTAGGTTGGTTAGCCAGATGGTTGTTTGAATATCACAATAGAAAAGATTTTGAGCTATATGGTTACTTTGTCAACTATCAACTCAACAATGATTCTCTACAAGAATGGTATATCGAACAATTTGATCAATACTATCAAATGGGCATCAGTAGCCCAGAAATTGCCAAGCAAATTGATCGAGATGAAATTGATATTCTAATTGATTTGGATAGCTTGAGCGTTGACATTACTTGCGAAGTTATGGCTTTAAAACCAGCAAAAATTCAAGCAACTTGGCTGGGTTGGGATGCATCAGGGCTTCCTGCTATCGACTACTTTATTGCTGACTCTTATGTATTACCGGATAATGCCCAAGATTACTACTCGGAAAAAATTTGGCGTTTACCTCAAAGTTATATAGCAGTGGATGGTTTTGAAGTCGGTGTGCCAACTTTGAAAAGAGAAAATCTCAATATTCCTGAAGATGCTATCGTTTATTTCAGCGGGCAAGGAGGCTGCAAGCGTCATCCCGATACAGTACGTTTGCAAATGAGAATTTTAAAAGCTGTACCGAATAGCTATTTATTAATTAAAGGATTAGCCGATGAAAAAGCTATTCAAAACTTTTTTAATGAAATAGCAATTGCAGAAGGAGTCGAACCAAAATATTTACGATTTCTGCCTATGGTTTCTTCAGAAGCAACCCACCGCGCTAATTTAGGAATCGCTGATGTGGTACTAGATACTTATCCTTATAATGGCGCAACTACAACTTTAGAAACTTTGTGGATGGGAATTCCTTTAGTAACTAAAGTTGGCGAACAATTTGTAGCACGAAATAGCTATACTATGATGATGAATGTCGGAATCAAAGAAGGAATTTCATGGAGCGATGAAGAATATTTAGAATGGGGTATTCGTTTGGGTAAAGATGCCAAATTAAGACAAGACATTGCTTGGAAATTACATCAATCTCGTCAAACTGCGCCGCTATGGAATGCCAAACAGTTTACTTGTGAAATGGAAAAAGCTTATCAACAAATGTGGGTTAATTATATAAACGCTGAATAG
- a CDS encoding DUF4327 family protein, translating to MTQQVIHPMVKLQRNVQSLVDSQIIKPTDSIWKIALLYGDEWQHWKRELADFGFTMQDPVKELLAVEGWDEE from the coding sequence ATGACTCAACAAGTAATTCACCCAATGGTGAAATTGCAACGCAATGTTCAATCACTCGTAGATTCTCAGATCATCAAGCCAACAGATAGCATCTGGAAAATTGCTTTACTTTATGGCGACGAATGGCAGCACTGGAAACGCGAACTGGCAGATTTCGGCTTTACCATGCAAGACCCCGTTAAGGAGTTACTTGCGGTTGAAGGATGGGATGAAGAATAA
- a CDS encoding M48 family metallopeptidase, producing MDDSREEYVVQNREKAKVRQKILILVSIVFFFGSAVMAAIPAIQEIAQQDNASVVEGEESILKQQEQGFELVLQREPNNQVALEGLVKVRVALKDVRGAIEPLEKLVELNPQREDYKRGLNDLKKQVEK from the coding sequence ATGGATGATTCTAGGGAAGAATACGTAGTTCAAAATCGCGAGAAAGCTAAGGTACGACAAAAAATATTAATTTTGGTATCGATAGTATTCTTTTTTGGCTCTGCGGTTATGGCTGCAATTCCTGCCATACAAGAAATTGCTCAACAAGATAATGCTTCGGTTGTTGAGGGGGAAGAATCAATATTGAAGCAGCAGGAACAAGGTTTTGAATTGGTGTTGCAGCGGGAACCCAATAATCAAGTAGCTTTAGAAGGTTTAGTAAAAGTGCGGGTGGCGTTAAAAGATGTTCGAGGTGCAATTGAACCTTTAGAAAAGTTAGTGGAGTTGAACCCTCAAAGGGAAGACTACAAGAGAGGATTGAACGATTTGAAGAAGCAAGTTGAGAAGTAA
- a CDS encoding class I SAM-dependent methyltransferase, which translates to MKSKIMNSELNYLIPPEIKNDEFYVAIQKICREEDIETVLEIGSSSGGGSTEAFVTGLRENANNPKLFCMEISKTRFAELEKKYVNDNFVKCHNVSSVSLQDFPTQEEVINFYQSTQNNLTLYPLEQVLNWLKQDIEYVKNAGVADDGIQQIKKENKIDFFDLVLIDGSEFTGTAELDRVYGAKYILLDDITTFKNYHNLNRLLNDSDYTLISCDSNIRNGYAIFKHKTVQPTAYATIQPAVEAVEGYMLPGQEKYLFEKVKSLSEDAVIVEIGSFKGRSTVAMGYACIGTKRKIYCIDTWDGNDSDFSERQFFDIWQQNIQQNGLEEYVVPLRSYSHEALKQWNELTESKKIDFIFIDGSHQFLDVLKDFELSFPLVKDDGWIAFHDVIHTWPGCERVWHDIAKPSLVNHEYSSTLACAQKSLQVSRYGLTSELPIHFFTIVLNGQPFIKYHIDIFKQLPLKWHWHIVEGVADLKHDTAWSIRNGGHISSEIHNSGLSIDGTSEYIDELKRLYPDNITVYRKPEGVFWEGKREMTNAPLGNIQEECLLWQVDVDELWTFEQLSTARELFIKNPEKTAAFYWCWYFVGENLLISTRNCYAQNPQQEWLRTWRFKPGYVWAAHEPPVLVEKLPDGELQNVAAVNPFKHEETESHNLIFQHFAYATQEQLKFKEEYYGYKGAISQWAALQEQTKFPVLLRDYFAWVGDDTLVAQADSYGIVPIAQAEKHSTEWRFLQQEEIDKRVVHYEKSVPTILIDGVFFQLYKTGIARVWKSLLEEWATNDFAKHIIVLDRAGTAPKISGIRYREIPEYDYSDTDNDREILQQICDEEEANLFISSYYTTPLTTPSVFMAYDMIPEIMGWDLNHHMWREKHHAIRQASSYITISENTAQDLVKCFPDINPDAITVALLGVQDYFCPGLPEEINAFKTKYGIVKPYFLLVGPSTGYKNSTLFFEAFAKLPISHAFDIVCTGNGGVLVPEWRACTYGSTVHMLQLDDEELAMAYNGAIALVYPSTYEGFGLPILEAMACGCPVITCNNASIPEVAGEAAIYIDDNDVEELANALCEVQKPSIRQLLVNRGIEQAKKFTWQSTAKTVSEVLINATIEALNLKEINLIIFPDWTQSEEVVAAELQEVISTLATRNDAKDTTLLIDISNSDDEYASMLLSAVTMNLLMQDIDITQGLEISLLPQLSEKQWEMLLTRIKAKISLENENHRNIYRDKIYAMNLEEFYQQVV; encoded by the coding sequence ATGAAATCTAAAATTATGAATTCCGAACTTAATTATTTAATTCCTCCAGAGATTAAAAATGATGAGTTTTATGTAGCAATTCAGAAGATTTGTAGAGAAGAAGATATTGAAACAGTTTTAGAAATAGGTTCATCTTCTGGAGGTGGAAGTACTGAAGCTTTTGTGACGGGGCTTAGAGAAAATGCTAATAACCCCAAATTATTCTGCATGGAGATTTCAAAGACTAGATTTGCAGAGTTAGAAAAAAAATATGTTAACGATAATTTTGTTAAATGCCATAACGTTTCTTCTGTATCTTTACAAGATTTTCCCACACAAGAAGAGGTTATTAATTTTTATCAAAGTACTCAAAATAATTTAACTTTATATCCTTTAGAGCAAGTATTAAACTGGCTAAAACAAGATATAGAGTATGTCAAAAATGCTGGTGTTGCCGATGATGGTATTCAACAAATCAAGAAGGAAAATAAGATAGATTTTTTTGATTTAGTCTTGATTGATGGTTCCGAATTTACGGGTACGGCAGAATTAGATCGCGTATACGGTGCAAAGTATATTTTACTCGATGATATTACTACATTTAAAAATTATCATAATTTGAATCGTTTACTCAATGATTCAGATTATACATTGATTTCTTGTGACTCTAACATACGCAATGGCTATGCAATTTTTAAACATAAAACGGTTCAACCAACTGCATATGCGACTATTCAACCGGCAGTAGAAGCAGTAGAAGGTTATATGCTTCCCGGTCAAGAAAAGTACTTATTTGAAAAAGTAAAAAGTCTTTCAGAAGATGCTGTAATTGTTGAAATAGGCTCTTTTAAAGGACGATCTACAGTTGCTATGGGATATGCTTGTATCGGTACTAAACGAAAAATTTATTGTATTGATACATGGGATGGTAACGATTCAGATTTTTCCGAACGGCAATTCTTTGATATTTGGCAGCAAAATATTCAACAAAATGGTCTTGAAGAATATGTAGTACCTCTACGTAGCTACTCCCATGAAGCATTAAAGCAATGGAATGAATTAACTGAAAGTAAAAAAATAGACTTTATTTTTATTGATGGTTCTCATCAGTTTTTGGATGTATTAAAAGATTTTGAATTGTCTTTTCCATTAGTAAAAGATGATGGATGGATAGCATTTCATGATGTAATACATACTTGGCCTGGTTGCGAACGGGTATGGCATGATATTGCAAAACCAAGTTTAGTTAATCATGAGTATTCATCAACACTTGCTTGCGCTCAAAAAAGTTTGCAAGTTTCTCGGTATGGATTGACATCGGAACTACCGATTCATTTCTTTACTATAGTTTTAAACGGTCAGCCTTTTATCAAATATCACATTGATATATTTAAACAACTACCTTTAAAATGGCATTGGCATATTGTAGAAGGTGTTGCGGATTTAAAGCATGATACGGCTTGGAGTATTAGAAATGGTGGACATATAAGTAGTGAAATTCATAATTCGGGACTTAGTATTGATGGTACTAGCGAATATATTGATGAACTAAAAAGGCTTTATCCAGATAATATTACCGTTTACCGTAAGCCGGAAGGTGTTTTCTGGGAAGGTAAGCGAGAAATGACTAATGCTCCTCTAGGAAATATTCAAGAAGAATGCTTGTTGTGGCAAGTAGATGTAGATGAATTATGGACTTTTGAACAGCTATCTACAGCCAGAGAATTATTTATTAAAAATCCCGAAAAAACGGCAGCTTTTTACTGGTGTTGGTATTTTGTTGGAGAAAATCTGCTGATAAGTACTCGTAACTGTTATGCTCAAAACCCACAACAAGAATGGTTAAGAACTTGGAGATTTAAACCAGGATATGTTTGGGCTGCACACGAACCACCAGTGTTAGTTGAAAAACTACCTGATGGAGAACTACAAAATGTTGCTGCGGTAAATCCTTTTAAGCATGAAGAAACGGAATCACACAACTTAATTTTTCAGCATTTTGCATATGCGACACAAGAACAATTAAAGTTTAAAGAAGAATATTACGGGTATAAAGGTGCTATTTCTCAATGGGCAGCTTTGCAGGAACAAACTAAATTCCCAGTACTATTGCGCGATTATTTTGCTTGGGTTGGCGATGATACTTTGGTAGCTCAAGCTGATTCATACGGTATAGTACCGATTGCTCAAGCAGAAAAGCATTCTACTGAATGGCGATTTTTGCAGCAAGAGGAAATAGATAAAAGAGTTGTTCATTATGAAAAATCAGTTCCAACAATACTAATTGACGGCGTATTTTTCCAATTATATAAAACGGGAATTGCTCGGGTTTGGAAATCGCTATTGGAAGAATGGGCTACGAATGATTTTGCTAAACATATTATTGTTTTAGATAGAGCCGGTACTGCTCCGAAAATTTCGGGTATTAGATACCGCGAAATTCCCGAATATGACTATAGCGATACCGATAACGATCGAGAAATACTTCAACAAATATGTGATGAAGAAGAAGCTAATTTATTTATTTCTTCTTACTACACAACACCTTTAACAACTCCTTCTGTATTCATGGCATATGACATGATTCCAGAGATTATGGGTTGGGATTTAAATCATCACATGTGGCGAGAAAAGCATCATGCAATTCGACAAGCTTCGTCATATATTACCATTTCTGAAAATACAGCCCAAGATTTAGTTAAATGCTTCCCCGATATTAATCCAGATGCTATTACTGTAGCTTTATTAGGAGTTCAAGATTATTTTTGTCCGGGATTGCCAGAAGAAATCAATGCTTTCAAAACTAAATATGGTATCGTTAAACCTTATTTTCTATTAGTTGGCCCTTCTACTGGCTATAAAAATAGTACTCTGTTTTTTGAAGCATTTGCCAAACTTCCGATTAGTCATGCTTTTGATATTGTTTGTACGGGTAACGGTGGTGTTTTAGTACCTGAATGGAGAGCTTGTACCTACGGGAGTACGGTGCATATGCTGCAATTGGATGATGAAGAATTAGCAATGGCTTACAACGGTGCGATCGCGCTGGTTTATCCCTCAACCTATGAAGGTTTTGGTTTACCAATTCTTGAAGCAATGGCTTGTGGATGTCCGGTAATCACCTGCAATAATGCTTCTATTCCGGAAGTTGCCGGGGAAGCAGCAATTTATATTGACGATAATGATGTAGAAGAACTAGCAAATGCTCTTTGTGAAGTGCAAAAGCCAAGTATTCGCCAATTATTAGTTAATAGAGGAATTGAACAAGCGAAGAAATTTACTTGGCAATCAACTGCTAAAACTGTAAGTGAGGTGTTAATTAACGCAACAATTGAGGCTTTAAATCTCAAAGAAATTAATTTAATTATTTTCCCAGATTGGACGCAGTCAGAAGAAGTTGTTGCAGCAGAATTGCAAGAAGTAATTTCAACATTAGCAACCAGAAATGATGCCAAAGATACAACTTTATTGATTGATATAAGCAATAGCGATGATGAATATGCTTCCATGCTTTTATCTGCCGTCACGATGAACTTGCTAATGCAAGATATAGATATCACTCAAGGCTTAGAAATATCATTACTTCCCCAGTTAAGTGAAAAACAATGGGAGATGTTGTTAACTCGTATCAAAGCTAAAATTAGTTTAGAAAATGAGAACCATCGCAATATTTATAGAGATAAGATTTATGCGATGAATTTGGAAGAATTTTACCAGCAAGTTGTCTGA
- a CDS encoding Uma2 family endonuclease, with protein MVAISTPAETRTLLENISYQTFKAMLADMGSSRNTRLAYDNGTLEIMAPDMPHENSNRVIEVFTGVLCEELSLEIKRSGSLTLTRDDLERGGEPDSSYYIQNEYRVRNKEKIDLNIDPPPDLVLEVEYSKPKVDKFKIYAAIGVPEFWRFNGSVLRIYILNDGQYLEVEHSPTFAQVPVKEIPRFIQETRINGEMATTRAFRAWVRDRAGLNRTL; from the coding sequence ATGGTGGCAATCTCAACACCAGCAGAAACTAGAACTTTACTTGAGAACATCAGCTATCAAACTTTCAAAGCGATGCTAGCGGACATGGGAAGTTCAAGAAACACCAGACTTGCATACGACAATGGGACATTAGAAATTATGGCTCCAGATATGCCACACGAAAATTCAAATCGCGTTATTGAAGTATTTACTGGAGTATTGTGTGAGGAATTAAGCTTAGAAATCAAACGTTCTGGCTCGTTAACTTTGACACGGGATGATTTGGAACGAGGTGGAGAGCCAGATAGCAGCTACTACATACAAAACGAATACCGGGTGAGAAATAAGGAAAAAATAGATTTGAATATCGATCCACCGCCGGATTTGGTGTTAGAAGTCGAATATTCAAAGCCAAAAGTAGACAAGTTTAAAATTTACGCTGCAATTGGCGTTCCTGAATTTTGGCGGTTTAATGGCAGCGTTTTAAGAATTTATATACTTAATGATGGACAATATCTAGAAGTTGAACACAGCCCTACTTTTGCTCAGGTACCTGTAAAGGAAATTCCTCGATTTATTCAAGAGACTCGAATCAATGGGGAAATGGCGACAACTCGCGCTTTTCGGGCTTGGGTAAGAGACCGGGCGGGCTTGAACCGCACGCTTTAA
- a CDS encoding type IV pilin-like G/H family protein: MKTELKAKFLQTILRNKKENEGFTLIELLVVIIIIGILSAIALPSFLNQANKARQSEAKQFIGSINRAQQAYYLGNNNEFTTVLTELSLGIRPNTDNYVYDIGGAKTASEYVTNKARAKARGLKSYAGVVYTSEQDVSGVKELITQAITCEAITPLAKAEANGQTVPEARASKPECPALAGGMKTIR; this comes from the coding sequence ATGAAAACCGAACTTAAAGCAAAGTTTTTACAAACCATTCTCCGCAACAAAAAAGAAAATGAAGGTTTTACCCTGATTGAATTGTTGGTTGTAATCATTATTATCGGTATTCTTTCGGCTATTGCGCTACCTTCTTTCTTAAACCAGGCGAACAAAGCTAGACAGTCTGAGGCGAAGCAATTTATTGGTTCTATTAACCGCGCTCAGCAAGCATACTACTTAGGCAATAATAATGAATTCACTACAGTTCTGACAGAACTTTCTCTAGGTATCAGACCAAATACAGATAACTATGTATATGACATTGGTGGTGCTAAAACAGCAAGCGAGTACGTTACCAATAAAGCTAGAGCGAAAGCCAGAGGTTTGAAATCTTATGCTGGTGTTGTTTATACTTCCGAGCAAGATGTAAGTGGTGTAAAAGAATTAATTACCCAAGCAATTACCTGCGAAGCAATAACACCATTAGCAAAAGCAGAAGCCAACGGTCAAACTGTTCCAGAAGCTAGAGCTAGTAAGCCTGAATGTCCCGCTCTTGCAGGTGGAATGAAGACTATTCGCTAA
- the trxB gene encoding thioredoxin-disulfide reductase, with amino-acid sequence MANPKVENLVIIGSGPAGYTAAIYAGRANLKPVVFEGFEVGGLPGGQLMTTTEVENFPGFPAGITGPELMDKMKAQAERWGAELYTEDVISVDLSQRPFTVRSSEREFKTHSIAIATGATAKRLGLPSEHTFWSRGISACAICDGATPIFHGAELAVIGAGDSAAEEAIYLTKYGDTVNLLVRSDKMRASKAMQDRVLSNPKIKVHWNTEAVDIFGDDNHMQGIKIRNNKTGEDSQLSVKGLFYAIGHTPNTSLFKGQLELDDAGYIATKSSVETSVEGVYAVGDVQDREFRQAITAAGSGCMGAMLAERWLSAEGLLQEFSQKPENNELKPQEEEKTAADTEEDFDINATRHIGSYALRKIFHDGDRPLIVKYVSPGCGPCHTLKPILNKVVDEFDGKIHFVEIDIDKDREIAQQANVTGTPTVQIFKNKELLQELKGVKQKSQYRHLLESVL; translated from the coding sequence ATGGCAAATCCAAAAGTAGAAAATTTAGTAATTATTGGTTCTGGTCCTGCGGGTTATACTGCTGCTATTTATGCAGGGCGTGCAAATCTCAAACCTGTTGTATTTGAAGGCTTTGAAGTCGGGGGGCTACCTGGCGGGCAGTTGATGACTACTACTGAGGTAGAAAATTTTCCTGGTTTCCCCGCAGGTATTACCGGCCCAGAATTGATGGATAAGATGAAGGCTCAAGCAGAACGCTGGGGGGCTGAACTATATACTGAGGATGTAATTTCTGTTGATTTAAGCCAGCGTCCGTTTACCGTGCGCTCCTCCGAACGTGAGTTTAAAACTCATAGCATTGCGATCGCAACAGGTGCGACAGCGAAGCGTTTGGGTTTGCCCAGCGAGCATACATTTTGGAGTCGCGGTATTTCTGCTTGTGCAATTTGTGACGGGGCAACTCCGATATTTCACGGTGCGGAGTTGGCTGTAATTGGCGCTGGTGATTCAGCTGCGGAAGAAGCGATTTACCTAACTAAATACGGCGATACTGTAAATTTATTAGTTCGCAGCGATAAAATGCGGGCAAGTAAAGCTATGCAAGATAGGGTTTTGAGTAATCCCAAAATTAAAGTGCATTGGAACACCGAAGCCGTGGATATTTTCGGTGATGATAACCATATGCAGGGAATCAAAATTCGCAACAACAAAACTGGAGAAGACAGCCAGTTAAGCGTTAAAGGATTATTTTACGCTATCGGACATACCCCCAACACATCTTTATTTAAAGGACAGTTAGAGCTTGATGATGCTGGTTACATTGCGACCAAATCTTCAGTAGAAACCAGCGTAGAAGGTGTATATGCTGTTGGTGACGTGCAGGATCGTGAATTTCGTCAAGCAATTACCGCAGCGGGTTCCGGGTGTATGGGAGCGATGTTAGCGGAGCGTTGGTTATCTGCTGAAGGATTGCTGCAAGAATTCAGTCAAAAGCCAGAAAACAACGAACTAAAACCCCAAGAAGAAGAAAAAACTGCCGCCGATACCGAAGAAGATTTTGATATCAATGCTACACGTCACATCGGAAGTTACGCTTTGAGAAAAATATTTCACGATGGCGATCGCCCATTAATCGTGAAGTATGTTTCTCCTGGTTGTGGTCCTTGTCATACACTTAAGCCGATATTAAATAAAGTAGTGGATGAATTTGACGGTAAAATTCACTTTGTAGAAATTGATATCGACAAGGATAGGGAAATAGCCCAACAAGCAAACGTAACCGGAACGCCCACGGTACAGATATTTAAAAATAAAGAATTGTTACAAGAACTGAAAGGTGTCAAGCAGAAGAGTCAGTATCGGCATTTGCTCGAAAGCGTTCTTTAG
- a CDS encoding class I SAM-dependent methyltransferase, with protein MQVQPSDLLEKIRHQFDSAPYPRIPIDESPKDKLNTLYIHNLVTAYYFRNQKVIDTKGKVILDAGCGSGYKSLVLAEANPGAKIIGIDISEESIKLARQRLEFHGFDNAEFHVLGIDDLSQSNWKFDYINCDELLYLFDDIGKALKAMKAVLKPEGIIRSNLHSSIQRFNYFCAQKVFTMMGLMDGNPEDLEMEIVVEIMKALKDTVYLKKITWNSKYEGEHGKEKILMNYLFQGDKGYTIAEMFDGFRTADLEFISMVNQGEWNLIDLFKEPDNLPAFIAMSLPESTVEEQLQLFELMHPVHRLLDFWCGHPNQAQSFVPVEEWTDSVWENVKVHLHPQLRTPDIREELIACVTEIRPFALANYLPIVKDSISIDSSMAFCFIPLLDEPQSMMALVERWKQVRPLNPVTLEPTDVSQVFYMLQQLFSRLESFGYVMLETT; from the coding sequence ATGCAAGTTCAACCATCAGATTTACTGGAAAAAATTCGTCATCAATTTGACAGTGCCCCCTATCCAAGAATTCCTATTGATGAATCTCCCAAAGATAAACTTAATACCCTCTACATTCATAATTTAGTAACAGCTTATTATTTCAGAAATCAGAAAGTTATAGATACCAAAGGAAAAGTTATTTTAGATGCTGGATGCGGTAGCGGATATAAATCCCTTGTACTAGCAGAAGCTAATCCAGGTGCAAAAATTATTGGTATTGATATTTCGGAAGAATCTATTAAATTAGCACGGCAACGTTTGGAGTTTCATGGCTTTGATAACGCGGAATTTCATGTTTTAGGAATAGATGATTTATCTCAGTCGAATTGGAAATTTGACTATATTAATTGTGATGAACTACTTTATCTTTTTGATGACATCGGTAAAGCTTTAAAAGCAATGAAGGCAGTTTTAAAGCCAGAAGGAATTATTCGTAGCAATCTGCATAGTTCTATTCAACGTTTCAATTATTTCTGTGCCCAGAAAGTGTTTACCATGATGGGTTTAATGGATGGAAATCCAGAAGACTTAGAAATGGAAATTGTTGTAGAAATAATGAAGGCTTTAAAAGATACAGTCTACTTGAAAAAAATAACTTGGAATTCCAAATATGAAGGAGAACATGGAAAAGAAAAGATTTTAATGAATTATTTATTTCAGGGAGATAAAGGTTATACGATTGCTGAAATGTTCGATGGTTTTAGAACGGCAGACTTAGAATTTATCAGCATGGTGAATCAAGGGGAATGGAACTTAATAGATTTATTTAAAGAGCCAGATAATTTACCTGCTTTTATTGCTATGAGTTTACCTGAATCAACAGTTGAGGAGCAGCTACAGTTATTTGAACTCATGCATCCGGTACACAGACTGCTTGATTTTTGGTGCGGGCATCCAAATCAAGCCCAGTCTTTTGTTCCAGTAGAAGAATGGACTGACTCTGTGTGGGAGAACGTTAAAGTACATTTGCACCCACAGCTAAGAACTCCTGATATTAGAGAAGAGCTAATAGCCTGCGTTACAGAAATAAGACCTTTTGCGCTCGCTAATTACTTACCAATAGTAAAAGATTCCATCAGTATAGATAGTTCTATGGCATTTTGCTTTATTCCGTTATTAGACGAGCCCCAGTCTATGATGGCTTTAGTAGAACGCTGGAAACAAGTCAGACCTTTAAATCCAGTGACTTTAGAACCTACAGATGTAAGCCAAGTCTTTTATATGTTGCAACAGTTATTTTCCAGACTTGAAAGCTTTGGTTATGTGATGTTAGAGACAACATAG